One Fontisphaera persica DNA window includes the following coding sequences:
- a CDS encoding TolB family protein — protein sequence MIFVSHAKFFAGCLGALLATAVGAQTINPIPQPYSVATNAINPSLSPDGLQLAYTALRPAERIEILDLNTKTNRVLIEHAQMSVWSPDGRWIAYQQVRTVPGIFSPGSLMRVVETMVMDERGGRPRFIYPGSRPHWSADGQRLFVVDDNQAQIVACRVDKAEDQPPVYWTLDKAPLAWISPDGRRVAVLTNENMAVFGREKQELQFLIPVGVMRHLYVAWGHDSQYLIIALGSPEPEGDSAGLWWVDLQAQKIHRLAKGEWRACSVPAKGGPLASAHQSPNLARIWVFPSEWLEARKAGRVPPFEPPSPPPPKE from the coding sequence ATGATTTTTGTTTCACATGCCAAATTTTTTGCGGGATGTCTTGGGGCCTTGCTGGCCACCGCCGTGGGGGCGCAAACCATCAATCCCATTCCCCAGCCTTACTCCGTGGCCACCAATGCCATCAATCCCTCCTTATCGCCGGACGGCCTTCAATTGGCCTATACTGCGCTGCGCCCCGCCGAGCGCATCGAAATTCTTGATTTGAACACCAAAACCAATCGTGTCCTCATAGAACATGCCCAGATGTCAGTGTGGTCACCCGATGGCCGGTGGATTGCCTATCAACAGGTCCGCACGGTGCCGGGAATATTTTCACCGGGTAGTCTCATGCGCGTAGTCGAAACCATGGTGATGGATGAAAGGGGAGGCCGTCCCCGTTTTATCTACCCCGGGAGCCGCCCTCATTGGAGTGCCGACGGGCAACGCTTGTTTGTCGTGGATGATAACCAAGCGCAAATTGTGGCCTGCCGGGTGGATAAAGCGGAAGACCAGCCGCCCGTGTATTGGACGTTGGACAAAGCGCCATTAGCTTGGATTTCTCCGGATGGGCGAAGGGTGGCTGTCCTGACCAACGAAAACATGGCCGTGTTTGGACGCGAGAAGCAGGAACTGCAATTCCTGATTCCGGTGGGGGTGATGCGCCACTTATATGTCGCCTGGGGTCATGACAGCCAATACCTGATTATTGCTCTGGGTTCTCCGGAGCCTGAAGGGGATTCTGCGGGGTTATGGTGGGTGGATTTGCAGGCGCAGAAGATACATCGGTTGGCCAAAGGGGAGTGGCGGGCCTGCTCTGTGCCGGCCAAGGGCGGGCCATTGGCGTCTGCCCATCAGTCGCCCAATCTGGCGCGTATCTGGGTTTTCCCCTCAGAATGGCTGGAGGCACGCAAGGCCGGACGCGTTCCCCCGTTTGAACCACCCTCACCCCCACCCCCCAAAGAGTAA
- a CDS encoding phosphodiester glycosidase family protein — protein sequence MSTNSAAIRAHRFGLFCGLVLLWAGGYPALEAEIYYTPWKPIFKGIELAQGTNTAGWSGNPHVVRALRVDLRDPDVRVFTTPPNTNNWLANSRETYSHRPGNFLRENQLRVAINGAHYGGNTAYSTPDGAATWIHGLAISQGVLVSPADSSVDAESLLYFTTNMVPDFIPYGAQTFSDTNGLYTAIPGMYPLVVNGVNVGWDYINNNDTTHRVQPRTAIGISADRRYVIMLVIDGRQSDSDGAKDYETADWLILFGAYNGMNLDGGGSTCMVMANECGDPVILNDPSIYYATGGQTTMRSVGHNIGFYAKSLTTEPLQNSRVTAGRSMAMVRWDTPFAGTTQVEYGLTPALGNASPFIATPTTNHTVLLTGLPPGRTNYFRLLSRSNQVEYASPICFFLTQTNPPPVGGGSAPMELVFPVTQSWKYNTNSMDNTPAWKTPAYNDSSWGGPGPGLLYVEDNDYVFPKNTPLPSPRGPGVPSASPPLPITYYFRTTFEFPTSPAGVSLVFSNLIDDGAVFYLNGAELYRLRMPAAPAVITSTTLANGFPAGPPTYQQGVHPQYGDAAAEAPALFTVSGNLVATNLVQGLNHLAVEVHNYSATSPDIVFGTALYYTRSVLQTNALIVVASDVSLPVPIILATNDNYGMASGITPFERFYYPNATATLTATQTVGGLVFKEWRLDGAAFSSNLTVTVNMNSNRVLEAVYVAPSPVVYWTLSIQSTNPPADVGITVQPADAQGLASADTPMTRTYTNGAIVTLTAPTVVGEKLFAGWWLNGVPVTTNRQWAIEMDTNYTVTAVFRDPPPPPVWAVSVNSVNPHEGVAIEIQPPDTNQLAGALTPYTRHYTNATSITLTAPLLAGLQRFQHWLVDNQIASTQAVLMLSLGTNLTATAVYQPPPEPPLLGATLSQGKLVLDWSGSGFVLQMTTNLQPPVIWTNVPGPVTSGPYTNPGMEMLQFFRLREILPPGSP from the coding sequence ATGAGTACAAATTCAGCGGCGATTAGGGCCCACCGCTTCGGCCTCTTTTGTGGGCTGGTCCTGCTCTGGGCAGGCGGGTACCCTGCTTTGGAGGCGGAAATTTATTACACGCCCTGGAAACCGATTTTCAAAGGCATCGAACTGGCACAAGGTACGAATACCGCGGGCTGGTCCGGCAATCCGCATGTGGTGCGGGCTTTGCGGGTGGATTTGCGGGACCCCGATGTGCGCGTTTTTACCACGCCGCCCAACACCAATAACTGGCTGGCCAATTCGCGGGAAACGTACAGCCATCGGCCCGGCAATTTTCTGCGGGAAAACCAATTGCGCGTGGCCATCAATGGCGCGCATTACGGCGGCAATACCGCCTATTCCACCCCCGATGGTGCAGCCACCTGGATTCACGGCCTGGCCATCTCTCAAGGCGTGCTGGTTTCCCCGGCCGACTCCTCGGTGGACGCGGAATCGCTGCTTTATTTTACCACCAACATGGTGCCCGATTTTATTCCTTACGGCGCACAAACCTTTAGTGACACCAACGGCCTCTACACCGCCATTCCGGGGATGTATCCGCTGGTGGTCAACGGCGTGAATGTGGGGTGGGATTACATCAACAACAACGACACCACCCACCGCGTGCAACCGCGCACCGCCATTGGCATTTCCGCCGACCGCCGCTACGTCATCATGCTGGTGATTGACGGCCGTCAATCCGACAGCGACGGCGCCAAGGATTATGAGACGGCCGACTGGCTGATTCTGTTTGGCGCGTATAACGGCATGAACCTGGATGGGGGCGGGTCCACTTGCATGGTCATGGCCAATGAATGCGGCGACCCGGTGATTCTCAATGACCCCAGTATCTATTATGCCACGGGCGGCCAGACCACCATGCGCTCGGTGGGCCACAACATTGGCTTTTATGCCAAGTCCCTCACCACTGAGCCGCTGCAAAATTCGCGCGTGACCGCCGGTCGCAGCATGGCCATGGTGCGATGGGACACCCCCTTTGCCGGCACCACCCAAGTGGAATATGGTTTAACACCGGCGCTGGGCAATGCCTCGCCCTTCATCGCCACGCCCACCACCAACCACACGGTATTGCTCACCGGATTGCCGCCGGGGCGCACCAATTATTTCCGGTTGCTTTCGCGCTCCAATCAAGTCGAGTACGCCAGTCCCATTTGTTTCTTCCTCACCCAAACCAACCCGCCGCCAGTGGGAGGCGGGTCTGCCCCCATGGAGCTGGTGTTTCCCGTCACCCAGAGTTGGAAATACAACACCAACAGCATGGACAACACCCCCGCCTGGAAAACACCGGCCTATAATGATTCCTCCTGGGGTGGCCCCGGCCCCGGTTTGCTGTATGTGGAAGACAATGATTACGTGTTTCCCAAAAACACACCGCTTCCCAGTCCACGCGGCCCCGGGGTGCCCTCCGCCAGCCCGCCCCTGCCCATCACGTATTATTTCCGCACCACCTTTGAATTTCCGACAAGTCCGGCCGGGGTTTCGCTGGTGTTTTCCAATTTAATTGATGACGGCGCGGTGTTCTATCTCAATGGCGCCGAGCTGTACCGGCTGCGGATGCCCGCCGCGCCGGCGGTCATTACCAGCACCACTTTGGCCAATGGCTTTCCAGCCGGGCCGCCCACTTATCAGCAAGGCGTTCACCCCCAATATGGAGATGCCGCAGCCGAAGCGCCTGCCCTCTTCACGGTGAGCGGCAATCTGGTCGCCACCAACCTCGTTCAGGGATTGAATCATCTGGCGGTGGAGGTCCATAACTACTCCGCCACCAGTCCCGACATTGTGTTCGGCACGGCTTTGTATTACACCCGCAGCGTGCTGCAAACCAACGCTCTCATCGTGGTGGCTTCCGATGTCTCGCTGCCGGTGCCCATCATCCTCGCCACCAATGACAATTATGGCATGGCCAGCGGCATCACGCCCTTTGAGCGGTTCTATTATCCCAATGCCACGGCCACGCTCACCGCCACGCAGACGGTGGGCGGGCTGGTGTTCAAGGAATGGCGGTTGGACGGCGCGGCCTTCAGCTCCAATTTGACCGTGACGGTGAACATGAACAGCAACCGGGTTTTGGAAGCCGTGTACGTCGCGCCCTCGCCGGTGGTTTATTGGACGCTCAGCATCCAATCCACGAATCCTCCCGCCGATGTGGGCATCACCGTGCAGCCAGCCGATGCTCAAGGACTGGCCAGCGCGGATACCCCCATGACACGGACCTATACCAACGGCGCCATCGTCACGCTTACGGCGCCGACCGTGGTGGGCGAAAAATTATTTGCCGGATGGTGGCTGAATGGAGTCCCGGTCACCACCAACCGCCAATGGGCCATTGAGATGGACACGAATTACACCGTGACTGCCGTGTTTAGAGACCCGCCCCCGCCGCCGGTGTGGGCGGTGTCCGTTAACTCGGTCAATCCCCATGAAGGGGTGGCTATTGAAATACAACCGCCAGATACCAATCAACTGGCGGGCGCATTGACTCCCTATACGCGCCATTACACCAATGCCACTTCCATCACCCTCACGGCACCCTTGCTGGCGGGTCTGCAACGCTTCCAGCATTGGTTGGTGGACAACCAAATCGCCTCCACCCAAGCCGTGCTGATGCTCAGTCTCGGAACCAACCTCACCGCCACCGCCGTCTATCAACCGCCGCCAGAGCCGCCGCTTCTAGGAGCGACTTTAAGTCAGGGAAAATTGGTGTTGGATTGGAGCGGTTCGGGATTCGTGTTACAGATGACCACCAACCTGCAGCCGCCGGTGATTTGGACCAATGTGCCCGGCCCGGTGACCTCCGGCCCCTACACCAATCCGGGCATGGAAATGCTGCAATTCTTCCGGCTGCGGGAAATCCTGCCGCCCGGCTCCCCTTGA
- a CDS encoding type II secretion system protein, whose translation MKPVAPPTPNRRRGVTQTEVLVICALVLLLLSLFWPLGTRLRERSREMVCHTNLKQVAAALKFYAGNHQDTLPAMTYNKPPGGWWWYKEQIRGETRPNSPPSRDKIFACPSDRGYEGLSDEAVPFCESAKHAYNSYVFNGVNLPGLPNIAGRKVGSIRQPDRTLLVMEWTAHAPLSWHKSRTGRRNAPFYNNAESVVAFVDGHVKRIPIYYDGMNPAYTRDPIPGYEYKFSGD comes from the coding sequence ATGAAGCCCGTCGCACCGCCAACGCCGAACCGTCGCCGGGGGGTGACCCAAACGGAGGTTTTGGTCATCTGCGCGCTGGTCCTGCTGCTCCTGAGCCTATTTTGGCCGCTGGGCACACGGCTGCGCGAGCGCTCGCGGGAAATGGTGTGCCACACCAATCTGAAACAAGTGGCCGCGGCTTTGAAATTTTATGCGGGCAACCATCAGGACACACTGCCGGCCATGACCTACAACAAACCGCCCGGCGGCTGGTGGTGGTACAAGGAACAAATCCGGGGCGAGACCCGACCCAACAGCCCGCCGTCCAGGGACAAGATTTTTGCCTGCCCCAGTGATAGGGGCTACGAAGGTCTGAGCGATGAAGCGGTGCCGTTTTGCGAAAGCGCCAAACATGCCTACAACAGTTATGTTTTCAACGGGGTCAACCTTCCCGGTCTGCCCAACATCGCCGGGCGCAAGGTGGGCAGCATCCGCCAGCCCGACCGCACGCTGCTGGTGATGGAATGGACGGCGCATGCCCCGCTTTCGTGGCATAAGAGCCGCACCGGCAGGCGCAATGCTCCCTTCTACAATAACGCCGAAAGCGTGGTGGCTTTTGTGGACGGTCACGTCAAACGCATCCCGATTTATTATGACGGGATGAATCCCGCCTACACCCGCGACCCCATTCCCGGTTATGAGTACAAATTCAGCGGCGATTAG